A single Populus nigra chromosome 13, ddPopNigr1.1, whole genome shotgun sequence DNA region contains:
- the LOC133671311 gene encoding probable metal-nicotianamine transporter YSL7 produces MDRNGRDDIKVENGYDLEDDHDHKKKDKKEEQEEELSVERIFEKQEVPSWRNQLTLRAFVVSFVLSILFCVIVMKLNLTTGIIPSLNVSAGLLGFFFIKTWTKFLEKSGLLKQPFTRQENTVIQTCVVASSGIAFSGGFGSYLFGMSETVAEQSTEDSDAFKNPSLSWMIGFLFVVSFLGLFSVVPLRKVMIIDFKLTYPSGTATAYLINSFHTPAGAKLAKKQVKALGKFLSFSFLWGFFQWFYTAGNGCGFAEFPSLGLKAYENKFFFDFSATYVGVGMICPYIINISVLLGGILSWGLMWPLIDTKKGDWYAADLKPNSLHGLQGYKVFIAIALILGDGLYNFFKVLSRTLTALFFQLQRSDATGVLPIADRSSPETSRISYNDQRRTQLFLKDQIPTWFAVAGYVAIAAISTATLPHIFPELKWYYILVIYIFAPALAFCNAYGCGLTDWSLASTYGKLAIFVIGAWAGASHGGVLAGLAACGVMMNIVSTASDLSQDFKTGYLTLSSPRSMFVSQLIGTAMGCVISPCVFWLFFKAFKDLGTPGSQYPAPNATVFRNMAILGVDGFSSLPKNCLYLCYGFFGAAILINLIKDALGKKWARFIPNPMAMAIPFYIGPYFAIDMCVGSLILFIWEKIDKAKADAFGPAVASGLICGDGIWTLPNAILALVGVKPPICMKFLSRRTNAKVDAFLRS; encoded by the exons ATGGACCGTAATGGAAGAGATGACATCAAGGTCGAGAATGGTTATGATTTGGAGGATGATCATGATCACAAAAAGAAGGACAAGAAAGAGGAACAAGAAGAAGAGTTGTCAGTGGAAAGAATATTTGAGAAGCAAGAAGTGCCATCATGGAGGAATCAGCTGACACTGAGGGCCTTTGTGGTGAGCTTCGTGCTGAGCATTTTGTTCTGCGTCATAGTAATGAAGCTCAATCTTACAACTGGTATCATACCTTCCCTCAATGTCTCTGCTGGCCTTCTGGGCTTCTTCTTTATCAAGACCTGGACAAAGTTTCTTGAAAAGTCTGGCCTTTTGAAGCAACCCTTTACGAGGCAAGAGAACACTGTTATCCAGACTTGTGTGGTTGCATCCTCTGGCATTGCCTTTAGTG GAGGCTTTGGGAGTTATCTGTTTGGAATGAGTGAAACCGTGGCCGAACAATCAACGGAAGATAGTGATGCCTTTAAGAACCCATCTCTGTCATGGATGATTGGCTTTCTGTTTGTTGTTAGCTTTCTTGGACTCTTTTCAGTGGTGCCTCTTCGAAAG GTCATGATTATAGACTTCAAATTGACATATCCAAGTGGCACTGCAACTGCTTATCTCATTAACAGCTTCCACACTCCTGCAGGAGCCAAGCTAGCAAA AAAACAAGTGAAAGCGTTGGGCAAGTTCTTATCATTCAGCTTCTTGTGGGGTTTCTTTCAGTGGTTCTACACTGCAGGAAATGGTTGTGGATTTGCTGAGTTCCCCTCACTCGGGCTTAAAGCATATGAAAACAA atttttctttgatttctcagCAACATATGTTGGAGTTGGAATGATTTGCCCCTACATCATAAACATATCAGTATTGCTTGGAGGAATTCTTTCCTGGGGTCTCATGTGGCCTCTCATAGATACAAAAAAGGGTGATTGGTATGCAGCAGACCTCAAACCTAACAGCCTACATGGCCTCCAAGGTTACAAG GTATTTATTGCCATTGCCCTGATCTTGGGTGACGGTCTGTACAACTTCTTCAAGGTGCTAAGCCGAACACTCACTGCcttgttttttcaacttcaaaGGAGCGATGCAACTGGTGTCCTCCCTATTGCGGACCGTTCCTCACCCGAGACATCCAGGATCTCATACAATGATCAACGCCGCACCCAACTCTTTCTCAAAGATCAAATTCCAACATGGTTTGCTGTTGCAGGCTATGTCGCAATTGCTGCTATCTCTACAGCCACGCTACCGCATATATTTCCCGAACTCAAATGGTATTACATATTGGTTATCTACATCTTTGCCCCAGCCCTTGCATTCTGTAATGCTTATGGCTGTGGCCTCACTGACTGGTCCCTTGCTTCCACCTATGGGAAGCTCGCAATTTTTGTAATTGGAGCATGGGCTGGTGCCTCTCATGGTGGAGTTCTTGCAGGACTAGCGGCCTGTGGAGTCATGATGAATATCGTCTCCACAGCCTCCGACCTCTCTCAAGATTTCAAGACTGGTTATCTAACCCTTTCTTCACCACGGTCCATGTTTGTGAGCCAACTAATTGGCACTGCAATGGGTTGCGTTATTtcaccttgtgtcttttggctTTTTTTCAAGGCCTTTAAGGATCTTGGGACTCCTGGAAGTCAATACCCTGCTCCTAATGCTACTGTATTTCGAAACATGGCTATATTGGGGGTAGACGGATTCTCGTCTCTACCAAAGAATTGCCTCTACCTTTGTTATGGGTTCTTCGGTGCAGCTATtctgataaatttaattaaggatGCATTGGGTAAGAAATGGGCCAGGTTCATTCCCAATCCAATGGCGATGGCTATACCGTTCTATATTGGCCCATACTTTGCCATCGACATGTGTGTGGGAAGCTTGATTCTATTTATCTGGGAAAAGATTGACAAGGCAAAGGCAGATGCTTTTGGGCCAGCAGTGGCTTCTGGTTTGATTTGCGGGGATGGGATATGGACTTTGCCTAATGCGATACTTGCTCTAGTAGGAGTAAAACCTCCTATTTGCATGAAGTTTTTGTCAAGGAGAACAAATGCTAAGGTCGATGCGTTCTTACGGTCATAA